Proteins encoded by one window of Panicum virgatum strain AP13 chromosome 7N, P.virgatum_v5, whole genome shotgun sequence:
- the LOC120681433 gene encoding ubiquitin carboxyl-terminal hydrolase 3-like isoform X2: MELPASPAASAPASAGERWPPLESSPEVFNQVQFMWSLGAQEDEAEFHDVYGIDADALDMVPQPVLAVILCFPDPPQDASYSSDLLSSYGEKQETHDQVYFIKQIESLGNACGTIALIHAVGNSYSEINLVENSCLDVFFKSTASMDPYERALFLEKDDAMAKAHSLAASAGVTELCDVVEEHYICFVAVNGTLNELDGMKDGPIKHGSSSSKSLLQDAVTVIKGIMRNIPDSISFNLMVLSRKQNNAVALWSS, translated from the exons ATGGAGCTGCCGGCGTCCCCCGCCGCCTCGGCTCCGGCctccgccggcgagcggtggccGCCGCTGGAGTCGAGCCCCGAAGTTTTCAACCAGGTACAG TTCATGTGGTCGCTGGGcgcacaggaggacgaggcggaGTTCCACGACGTGTACGGTATCGACGCTGACGCGTTGGATATGGTGCCCCAGCCCGTGCTCGCCGTTATTCTCTGCTTCCCTGATCCACCCCAG GATGCAAGTTACTCTTCAGACCTACTCTCATCTTATGGAGAGAAG CAGGAAACACATGATCAGGTTTACTTCATTAAACAGATTGAATCATTGGGAAATGCTTGTGGAACTATCGCTCTAATCCATGCTGTTGGAAATTCGTATTCAGAAATCAATTTAG tggagaattcatgcttggaCGTGTTCTTCAAATCAACTGCTAGCATGGACCCATACGAG CGTGCTTTGTTTCTTGAGAAGGATGATGCCATGGCAAAGGCTCACTCATTGGCCGCCAGTGCTGGTGTCACAGAG CTCTGTGATGTTGTGGAAGAGCACTACATTTGTTTTGTGGCTGTCAATG GAACACTTAATGAGCTTGATGGAATGAAGGATGGACCTATAAAGCATGGCTCATCTTCTTCTAAAAGTTTACTGCAG GATGCTGTAACTGTCATTAAGGGCATCATGCGCAACATTCCTGATTCCATCAGCTTCAATCTCATGGTGCTATCAAGAAAGCAAAATAATGCTG TGGCCCTTTGGTCAAGCTGA
- the LOC120681433 gene encoding ubiquitin carboxyl-terminal hydrolase 3-like isoform X1: MELPASPAASAPASAGERWPPLESSPEVFNQVQFMWSLGAQEDEAEFHDVYGIDADALDMVPQPVLAVILCFPDPPQDASYSSDLLSSYGEKQETHDQVYFIKQIESLGNACGTIALIHAVGNSYSEINLVENSCLDVFFKSTASMDPYERALFLEKDDAMAKAHSLAASAGVTELCDVVEEHYICFVAVNGTLNELDGMKDGPIKHGSSSSKSLLQDAVTVIKGIMRNIPDSISFNLMVLSRKQNNAVQLSCRCQKA; the protein is encoded by the exons ATGGAGCTGCCGGCGTCCCCCGCCGCCTCGGCTCCGGCctccgccggcgagcggtggccGCCGCTGGAGTCGAGCCCCGAAGTTTTCAACCAGGTACAG TTCATGTGGTCGCTGGGcgcacaggaggacgaggcggaGTTCCACGACGTGTACGGTATCGACGCTGACGCGTTGGATATGGTGCCCCAGCCCGTGCTCGCCGTTATTCTCTGCTTCCCTGATCCACCCCAG GATGCAAGTTACTCTTCAGACCTACTCTCATCTTATGGAGAGAAG CAGGAAACACATGATCAGGTTTACTTCATTAAACAGATTGAATCATTGGGAAATGCTTGTGGAACTATCGCTCTAATCCATGCTGTTGGAAATTCGTATTCAGAAATCAATTTAG tggagaattcatgcttggaCGTGTTCTTCAAATCAACTGCTAGCATGGACCCATACGAG CGTGCTTTGTTTCTTGAGAAGGATGATGCCATGGCAAAGGCTCACTCATTGGCCGCCAGTGCTGGTGTCACAGAG CTCTGTGATGTTGTGGAAGAGCACTACATTTGTTTTGTGGCTGTCAATG GAACACTTAATGAGCTTGATGGAATGAAGGATGGACCTATAAAGCATGGCTCATCTTCTTCTAAAAGTTTACTGCAG GATGCTGTAACTGTCATTAAGGGCATCATGCGCAACATTCCTGATTCCATCAGCTTCAATCTCATGGTGCTATCAAGAAAGCAAAATAATGCTG
- the LOC120681433 gene encoding ubiquitin carboxyl-terminal hydrolase 3-like isoform X4: protein MELPASPAASAPASAGERWPPLESSPEVFNQVQFMWSLGAQEDEAEFHDVYGIDADALDMVPQPVLAVILCFPDPPQDASYSSDLLSSYGEKQETHDQVYFIKQIESLGNACGTIALIHAVGNSYSEINLVENSCLDVFFKSTASMDPYERALFLEKDDAMAKAHSLAASAGVTELCDVVEEHYICFVAVNGTLNELDGMKDGPIKHGSSSSKSLLQDAVTVIKGIMRNIPDSISFNLMVLSRKQNNAV from the exons ATGGAGCTGCCGGCGTCCCCCGCCGCCTCGGCTCCGGCctccgccggcgagcggtggccGCCGCTGGAGTCGAGCCCCGAAGTTTTCAACCAGGTACAG TTCATGTGGTCGCTGGGcgcacaggaggacgaggcggaGTTCCACGACGTGTACGGTATCGACGCTGACGCGTTGGATATGGTGCCCCAGCCCGTGCTCGCCGTTATTCTCTGCTTCCCTGATCCACCCCAG GATGCAAGTTACTCTTCAGACCTACTCTCATCTTATGGAGAGAAG CAGGAAACACATGATCAGGTTTACTTCATTAAACAGATTGAATCATTGGGAAATGCTTGTGGAACTATCGCTCTAATCCATGCTGTTGGAAATTCGTATTCAGAAATCAATTTAG tggagaattcatgcttggaCGTGTTCTTCAAATCAACTGCTAGCATGGACCCATACGAG CGTGCTTTGTTTCTTGAGAAGGATGATGCCATGGCAAAGGCTCACTCATTGGCCGCCAGTGCTGGTGTCACAGAG CTCTGTGATGTTGTGGAAGAGCACTACATTTGTTTTGTGGCTGTCAATG GAACACTTAATGAGCTTGATGGAATGAAGGATGGACCTATAAAGCATGGCTCATCTTCTTCTAAAAGTTTACTGCAG GATGCTGTAACTGTCATTAAGGGCATCATGCGCAACATTCCTGATTCCATCAGCTTCAATCTCATGGTGCTATCAAGAAAGCAAAATAATGCTG TGTGA
- the LOC120681433 gene encoding ubiquitin carboxyl-terminal hydrolase 3-like isoform X3: MELPASPAASAPASAGERWPPLESSPEVFNQVQFMWSLGAQEDEAEFHDVYGIDADALDMVPQPVLAVILCFPDPPQDASYSSDLLSSYGEKQETHDQVYFIKQIESLGNACGTIALIHAVGNSYSEINLVENSCLDVFFKSTASMDPYERALFLEKDDAMAKAHSLAASAGVTELCDVVEEHYICFVAVNGTLNELDGMKDGPIKHGSSSSKSLLQDAVTVIKGIMRNIPDSISFNLMVLSRKQNNAGTAS, from the exons ATGGAGCTGCCGGCGTCCCCCGCCGCCTCGGCTCCGGCctccgccggcgagcggtggccGCCGCTGGAGTCGAGCCCCGAAGTTTTCAACCAGGTACAG TTCATGTGGTCGCTGGGcgcacaggaggacgaggcggaGTTCCACGACGTGTACGGTATCGACGCTGACGCGTTGGATATGGTGCCCCAGCCCGTGCTCGCCGTTATTCTCTGCTTCCCTGATCCACCCCAG GATGCAAGTTACTCTTCAGACCTACTCTCATCTTATGGAGAGAAG CAGGAAACACATGATCAGGTTTACTTCATTAAACAGATTGAATCATTGGGAAATGCTTGTGGAACTATCGCTCTAATCCATGCTGTTGGAAATTCGTATTCAGAAATCAATTTAG tggagaattcatgcttggaCGTGTTCTTCAAATCAACTGCTAGCATGGACCCATACGAG CGTGCTTTGTTTCTTGAGAAGGATGATGCCATGGCAAAGGCTCACTCATTGGCCGCCAGTGCTGGTGTCACAGAG CTCTGTGATGTTGTGGAAGAGCACTACATTTGTTTTGTGGCTGTCAATG GAACACTTAATGAGCTTGATGGAATGAAGGATGGACCTATAAAGCATGGCTCATCTTCTTCTAAAAGTTTACTGCAG GATGCTGTAACTGTCATTAAGGGCATCATGCGCAACATTCCTGATTCCATCAGCTTCAATCTCATGGTGCTATCAAGAAAGCAAAATAATGCTGGTACCGCTTCTTAA